CGATCATCGGCTTGATTTTCTGCGCGGCAGTCGGTGGACTGTTTCTTAACAGGATAGACTAGGAGGTTGACATTATGGAAACCAAAACAGTGGATGCCCGCGGGCTCTCATGCCCGCAGCCTGTCGTAGAGACTAAAAGAGTCCTTGATAAGATGAACGGCGGCAGGATAGAAGTTCTTGTGGACACAGTCACTTCACGGGAAAATGTCCTGCGCTTCGGCGCCAATGCCGGATGGAAAGGTTCCTTCAAAGAAGCAGGTGAAGGATTTCAAGTAATACTTGAGAAGTAGAAAAACATTAAAATAAACGGCTGGATTTCAAGGAGGATTTAGTCTGCATCAACCCTTCTCCAAAGATACCGGCTCAAAATAAATTTCATGATATGGCCCTGCCGAGCGCGGCTGGTGGGACAAAAGCCATAACAAAATTTCTGCTCAGCGAATGTCCCGACATTACATAGCCTGGTTTCTG
This Synergistaceae bacterium DNA region includes the following protein-coding sequences:
- a CDS encoding sulfurtransferase TusA family protein, which codes for METKTVDARGLSCPQPVVETKRVLDKMNGGRIEVLVDTVTSRENVLRFGANAGWKGSFKEAGEGFQVILEK